From Enterococcus wangshanyuanii, the proteins below share one genomic window:
- a CDS encoding YggS family pyridoxal phosphate-dependent enzyme, which translates to MLADNLEQINQKIQLACQRSSRAVDDVTMIAVTKSVESDCAKELAELGIENMAENRADKLLEKKMALSDFSTIKWHLIGNLQRRKVKLIINEIDYFHALDSLKLAEEIQKRAEKPIACFVEVNITGEESKHGFRSDEVLDFIHQLASFDKIRVIGLMTMAPLDASEQELHEVFSKLKKLQSTINNQHLSHAPCTELSMGMSNDFPIAIEEGATFVRIGTAIFRGA; encoded by the coding sequence ATGCTGGCTGATAACTTAGAACAAATAAACCAAAAGATTCAGCTGGCGTGCCAAAGGTCATCACGAGCAGTCGACGACGTAACAATGATTGCTGTGACCAAATCAGTGGAAAGTGACTGTGCCAAGGAACTTGCAGAACTTGGTATTGAGAATATGGCTGAGAACCGAGCAGATAAATTACTCGAAAAAAAAATGGCACTTAGTGATTTTTCAACAATTAAGTGGCATTTGATTGGTAATTTACAGCGTAGGAAGGTAAAATTAATAATCAACGAGATAGATTATTTTCATGCGTTAGACAGCTTGAAATTAGCTGAAGAAATACAAAAACGAGCAGAGAAGCCAATTGCTTGTTTTGTTGAAGTGAATATTACTGGTGAAGAAAGTAAACACGGCTTTCGATCAGATGAAGTACTTGATTTTATTCATCAATTAGCTTCATTTGATAAGATAAGAGTTATAGGGCTAATGACTATGGCGCCGCTGGATGCTTCTGAACAAGAGCTTCATGAGGTTTTTTCTAAGTTAAAAAAATTGCAGTCAACAATAAATAATCAGCATCTGTCACATGCACCATGTACAGAGCTCAGTATGGGAATGAGTAATGATTTCCCAATTGCTATCGAAGAAGGTGCAACTTTTGTACGAATCGGAACAGCAATATTCAGAGGTGCGTAA
- the ftsZ gene encoding cell division protein FtsZ has translation MEFSLDNNINNGAVIKVIGVGGGGGNAVNRMIEENVKGVEFIAANTDVQALKNSKAETVIQLGPKYTRGLGAGSQPEVGQKAAEESEQVISDALQGADMIFITAGMGGGTGTGAAPVVAKIAKELGALTVGVVTRPFSFEGPKRGRFAAEGIALLKENVDTLLIISNNRLLEVVDKKTPMLEAFREADNVLRQGVQGISDLITAPGYVNLDFADVKTVMENQGTALMGIGVANGEDRVIEATKKAISSPLLETSIDGAEQVLLNITGGLDMTLFEAQDASDIVTSAATGDVNIILGTSINEDLGDEIRVTVIATGIDPSKKDRKSPRQNRPTQIQTVQQAPVLDMEQSKPSQPQPQEETSAFGDWDIRREQNVRPKVDDSAFDNAEKKDFETFHRDEPTQNNDDELNTPPFFRRKR, from the coding sequence ATGGAATTTTCTTTAGATAATAACATTAACAATGGCGCTGTCATCAAAGTTATCGGTGTGGGCGGCGGCGGCGGCAATGCTGTTAACCGCATGATTGAAGAAAACGTTAAAGGCGTAGAATTCATCGCTGCCAATACGGATGTACAAGCCCTTAAAAACTCAAAAGCCGAGACAGTGATTCAACTTGGACCTAAATATACACGCGGTTTAGGTGCAGGTTCTCAACCAGAAGTTGGCCAAAAAGCTGCAGAAGAAAGTGAACAAGTGATCTCAGATGCTCTACAAGGAGCAGATATGATTTTTATCACTGCTGGTATGGGCGGTGGAACAGGGACAGGAGCTGCTCCTGTTGTTGCTAAAATTGCTAAAGAATTAGGCGCTCTAACAGTAGGTGTTGTCACACGACCATTTAGCTTTGAAGGACCAAAACGCGGACGCTTTGCAGCAGAAGGTATCGCTCTTCTAAAAGAAAACGTTGATACGTTATTGATCATCTCAAACAACCGTCTATTAGAAGTTGTTGATAAAAAGACACCGATGCTTGAAGCCTTCCGTGAAGCTGACAATGTATTACGTCAAGGTGTTCAAGGAATATCAGATTTGATCACAGCACCAGGCTATGTCAACTTGGACTTTGCTGATGTGAAAACAGTGATGGAAAATCAAGGAACAGCCTTGATGGGAATCGGTGTTGCCAACGGTGAAGACCGTGTCATTGAAGCAACTAAAAAAGCTATTTCATCACCGCTATTGGAAACATCTATCGATGGCGCTGAGCAAGTCCTATTAAACATTACAGGCGGACTTGACATGACTCTATTCGAAGCGCAAGATGCTTCTGATATCGTCACAAGTGCAGCAACTGGTGATGTAAATATTATTCTTGGAACATCGATCAATGAAGATCTAGGTGATGAAATCCGTGTAACAGTTATTGCAACAGGAATCGATCCTTCAAAAAAAGATCGTAAGTCACCACGTCAAAATAGACCAACACAAATCCAAACAGTTCAACAAGCACCAGTGCTTGATATGGAACAGTCAAAACCATCACAGCCTCAACCACAAGAAGAGACTAGTGCATTTGGTGACTGGGATATCCGTCGTGAACAAAACGTAAGACCAAAAGTTGATGATTCAGCATTCGATAATGCTGAAAAGAAAGACTTTGAAACATTTCATCGTGATGAACCAACACAAAATAATGACGATGAATTAAACACACCACCATTTTTCCGCAGAAAAAGATAG
- the murD gene encoding UDP-N-acetylmuramoyl-L-alanine--D-glutamate ligase translates to MKKITDYENKKVLVLGLAKSGVSAAKLLHELGAFVTVNDFKQFDQNPEAQDLLTLGIRVVTGGHPIELLDEDFSLIVKNPGIPYTNPLVEKALEMKLPIITEVELAYQISECPIIGITGTNGKTTTTTMIGLLLNAERTKGTARLAGNIGYPASEVAEEAKEVDDIVMELSSFQLMGIQTFCPHIAVITNIYEAHIDYHGSREEYVKAKWAMQENMQETDFLVLNWNQEELQELSKTTKATIIPFSTKEKVAGAYLSEEKIYYKDEYIMDAAELGVPGSHNVENALAAIAVAKLKNVSTAAIKQTLMVFTGVPHRTQYVGEVAGRKFYNDSKATNILATEMALSGFDHSTLILLAGGLDRGNEFDELIPSLNGVKAIYLFGETKEKLKRAALAAGVKEIHLTENVQTAVQDAYDFSEKNDTILLSPACASWDQYPNFELRGEAFIQAMQQLKDKEK, encoded by the coding sequence ATGAAAAAAATTACTGATTATGAAAACAAAAAAGTCCTTGTTCTTGGGCTGGCAAAGAGTGGTGTTAGTGCAGCGAAGTTGCTTCATGAGCTAGGTGCATTCGTGACAGTGAATGATTTTAAACAATTTGATCAAAACCCGGAAGCCCAAGATTTATTAACCTTGGGTATTCGTGTTGTTACGGGTGGTCATCCAATTGAGTTATTAGATGAAGATTTTTCTTTGATCGTTAAAAATCCGGGGATTCCGTACACAAACCCATTGGTAGAAAAAGCGCTGGAAATGAAGCTGCCGATCATTACAGAGGTTGAACTAGCGTATCAAATTTCTGAGTGTCCAATCATTGGTATCACGGGAACGAATGGAAAAACGACAACAACAACAATGATCGGATTACTTTTAAATGCCGAACGAACCAAAGGTACAGCTAGATTAGCTGGGAATATCGGGTATCCTGCAAGTGAAGTAGCAGAGGAAGCAAAAGAAGTAGATGATATCGTCATGGAATTATCAAGCTTTCAATTGATGGGGATTCAAACATTTTGTCCGCACATTGCGGTCATAACGAACATTTATGAAGCGCACATCGATTATCACGGATCAAGAGAAGAATATGTCAAAGCTAAGTGGGCAATGCAGGAAAATATGCAAGAAACAGATTTTCTTGTTTTAAATTGGAATCAAGAAGAATTACAGGAATTAAGTAAAACGACCAAAGCAACAATTATTCCATTTTCAACAAAAGAAAAAGTTGCTGGCGCCTATCTTTCAGAAGAGAAAATTTATTACAAAGATGAATATATCATGGATGCTGCAGAATTAGGCGTTCCCGGTAGTCATAATGTTGAGAATGCACTTGCTGCGATTGCGGTTGCGAAATTAAAAAATGTTTCGACTGCTGCGATTAAGCAGACATTGATGGTATTTACCGGTGTTCCACACCGCACACAATATGTCGGAGAAGTAGCTGGCCGTAAATTTTACAATGATTCGAAAGCTACTAATATTTTGGCAACAGAAATGGCTTTAAGCGGATTCGATCACTCTACGCTTATTTTGTTAGCAGGCGGATTGGATCGAGGAAATGAGTTTGATGAGCTGATTCCTTCATTAAATGGGGTCAAAGCGATTTATTTATTCGGAGAAACAAAAGAGAAACTGAAGCGGGCTGCACTTGCTGCTGGTGTGAAAGAGATTCATCTGACTGAAAATGTCCAAACAGCCGTACAAGATGCCTATGATTTTTCTGAAAAAAATGATACTATTCTATTATCGCCTGCATGTGCTAGCTGGGATCAATATCCTAATTTTGAATTGCGTGGAGAAGCGTTTATTCAAGCAATGCAGCAGCTAAAAGACAAAGAAAAGTGA
- a CDS encoding cell division protein SepF, whose product MSIFSKNALSSFFGLSGEDDYDNYDEYEEQKVVNERPRQTVRQTSAQVQRPTGPTEPLTEKPSARYRSTETHQDKKESRQETAFNEKKVVSMRSSNNSNTKRSQEAHSSSRAGKITIIEPRVYSEAMNIAKHIIASDAVLINFHLVEEHQARRIVDFLTGTVYALDGDIQRVGDEIFLCTPSNIEIDSATAQSLAKKQMFDF is encoded by the coding sequence ATGTCAATTTTTAGTAAAAATGCGTTATCGAGCTTTTTTGGATTATCTGGTGAAGATGATTATGATAATTATGATGAATACGAAGAGCAAAAGGTTGTCAATGAAAGACCTAGACAGACGGTTCGACAAACATCAGCACAGGTACAAAGACCAACTGGACCAACTGAGCCTTTAACTGAGAAGCCATCTGCTCGCTATCGTTCAACAGAGACACATCAAGATAAGAAGGAAAGCCGTCAGGAAACAGCATTTAATGAGAAAAAGGTTGTCTCCATGCGTAGTTCAAATAATTCAAATACTAAACGTTCGCAAGAGGCACATAGCTCAAGCAGAGCTGGCAAAATAACAATTATTGAGCCGCGTGTTTATTCTGAAGCAATGAATATTGCTAAACATATTATTGCTAGTGACGCTGTGTTGATCAATTTTCATTTAGTGGAAGAACATCAGGCTAGACGAATCGTTGATTTTTTAACTGGAACTGTCTATGCATTGGATGGAGACATTCAACGTGTCGGTGATGAAATTTTTCTATGTACACCATCAAACATTGAAATCGATAGTGCGACAGCACAGTCTTTAGCTAAGAAACAAATGTTTGATTTTTAG
- a CDS encoding RNA-binding protein, with amino-acid sequence MNANVYQHFRKDEHPFIDSVGDWLEQVESQYAPYLTDFLDPRQAYILETLIRQNSELEFQFYGGYEQAERTRCLIYPDYYQPKQEDFEIDLVEIVYPVKFSTLSHGKVLGTLVNTGIKREYFGDIISDGERWQVFLANEIANFVSVQVEKIGKISVRLEPRKYTELILPKDDWSHERTTISSLRLDNLISSVYNISRQRSKQLIESGKVKVNWTENTRPDFLVDLLDIVSIRGFGRIQIQELEGKTKKDKFRLLLGVLRK; translated from the coding sequence ATGAACGCAAATGTATACCAACATTTTCGCAAAGATGAGCATCCTTTTATTGATTCTGTTGGTGATTGGTTAGAACAAGTCGAAAGCCAGTATGCTCCTTATCTGACTGATTTTCTAGATCCCAGACAAGCGTATATTTTAGAAACATTGATCAGACAAAATAGTGAGCTTGAATTTCAGTTTTATGGCGGTTATGAACAAGCAGAACGAACGAGATGCTTGATTTATCCTGATTACTATCAGCCAAAACAAGAAGATTTCGAGATCGATTTGGTTGAAATCGTTTATCCAGTCAAATTTTCCACACTATCTCATGGCAAGGTGTTGGGTACCCTTGTCAATACGGGGATCAAGCGTGAGTATTTTGGAGATATCATTTCTGATGGTGAGCGCTGGCAAGTCTTTCTTGCGAATGAAATCGCCAACTTTGTTTCTGTTCAGGTGGAAAAAATCGGGAAAATTTCTGTTCGGCTGGAACCAAGGAAATATACGGAACTGATTCTTCCAAAAGATGACTGGTCACATGAGCGGACAACAATCAGCTCTTTACGTCTGGATAATTTAATCTCCAGCGTATATAATATATCTAGACAGAGATCGAAACAGCTGATCGAGTCTGGCAAAGTAAAAGTGAATTGGACGGAAAATACTAGACCGGATTTTTTAGTAGACTTATTGGATATCGTCTCTATCAGAGGGTTTGGCCGGATTCAAATTCAAGAGTTAGAAGGTAAGACGAAAAAGGACAAGTTTCGTTTGTTATTGGGAGTTTTACGAAAATAA
- the murG gene encoding undecaprenyldiphospho-muramoylpentapeptide beta-N-acetylglucosaminyltransferase: MKILITGGGTGGHIYPALAFVDHVRALDPNTEFMYVGTENGLESQIVPNYDIPFKTIEIQGFRRSLSPQNFKTIYLFLNSIGKAKKIIKEFQPDVVIGTGGYVSGSVVYAAKQLKIPTIIHEQNSIPGITNKFLSRYATKVAICFPDVAEYFPKEKVVLTGNPRAQEVVMTEKTEVLREFGLLPDKKTVVIFGGSRGALKINQAFIEAFPLFEEKEYQVLYASGERYYKELKETLKLSEKKLTNISIQPYINKMAQVLAAVDLMVGRAGATSIAEFTALGLPAILVPSPYVTNDHQTKNAQSLVKSGAVEMISDQELTGEKLVAEIDAILLNDERHQTMAQASKKEGIPDASDRLYAVVKEIT, translated from the coding sequence ATGAAGATATTGATAACCGGAGGCGGAACAGGCGGACATATTTATCCGGCATTGGCTTTTGTTGATCACGTTAGAGCATTAGATCCTAATACAGAGTTTATGTATGTAGGAACAGAAAATGGTCTAGAAAGCCAAATCGTTCCGAACTATGATATTCCATTCAAAACAATTGAGATCCAAGGATTTCGACGCTCATTGAGTCCGCAAAACTTTAAAACGATTTATCTTTTCCTCAATAGTATTGGAAAAGCTAAAAAAATCATTAAAGAGTTTCAGCCGGATGTCGTAATTGGAACTGGGGGTTATGTTTCGGGTTCTGTCGTATATGCAGCGAAACAACTAAAAATACCTACGATTATCCATGAGCAAAACAGTATACCAGGAATAACAAATAAATTTTTAAGTAGATATGCAACAAAAGTAGCTATCTGTTTCCCAGACGTGGCTGAATATTTTCCTAAAGAAAAAGTTGTTTTAACGGGAAACCCTCGTGCGCAAGAAGTTGTGATGACTGAAAAAACAGAGGTTCTAAGAGAGTTTGGGTTACTTCCTGATAAAAAAACTGTGGTCATCTTTGGCGGCAGTCGTGGTGCTTTGAAAATCAATCAGGCATTTATCGAGGCGTTCCCTTTATTCGAAGAAAAAGAATATCAGGTATTGTATGCTTCCGGAGAGCGATACTACAAAGAATTAAAAGAAACCTTAAAGCTTTCCGAAAAGAAATTGACGAATATCAGTATTCAGCCGTATATTAATAAAATGGCTCAAGTACTGGCAGCTGTCGATTTAATGGTCGGTCGAGCTGGTGCAACATCTATAGCAGAATTTACAGCTCTGGGATTGCCTGCGATCTTAGTTCCAAGTCCCTATGTGACAAATGATCACCAAACCAAAAATGCACAAAGTTTGGTTAAATCAGGAGCTGTTGAAATGATTTCTGATCAAGAACTGACTGGTGAAAAATTAGTCGCAGAGATCGATGCCATTTTATTGAATGATGAGCGCCATCAAACAATGGCCCAGGCTTCTAAAAAAGAAGGGATCCCGGATGCTAGTGATCGTTTATACGCAGTGGTGAAAGAAATTACTTGA
- the ftsA gene encoding cell division protein FtsA has protein sequence MAKTGMYVGLDIGTTSVKVVVAEFIEGQMNIIGVGNAKSDGLNRGIIVDIDKTVNAIQRAVRQAEEKAGIQIKSVNVGLPANLLEVENCQGMIAVSSESKEITDEDVRNVASAALVRSTPPERQIVAILPQEFTVDGFEGIKDPRGMIGVRLEMFGVVFTGPKTIIHNTRKCVEKAGLTVNELVIMPLALTETVLSDGEKDFGTIVIDMGGGQTTTSVMHDKQLKFTHVNQEGGEFVTKDVSIVLNTSFNNAEALKINYGDAYPERTSVSEEFPVDVIGKSEPIKVDERYLSEVIEARVEQIFKKSKEVLDEIDALELPGGVILTGGGASLPGVVDLAQEIFDASVKLYVPNHMGLRNPVFTNVISIVEYSAQLSDIYHIAKGAIPGEKVKASPSVAVQQEVQYDTYADSVQEDYDDSEIHESGEKVTGKIKDFFSNIFD, from the coding sequence ATGGCAAAGACAGGAATGTATGTAGGCCTTGATATTGGTACAACATCAGTAAAAGTTGTAGTGGCTGAATTTATTGAAGGTCAAATGAATATCATTGGCGTAGGAAATGCAAAATCTGATGGATTAAATCGAGGCATCATTGTCGATATTGATAAAACAGTGAATGCAATACAAAGAGCAGTAAGACAAGCAGAAGAAAAAGCGGGAATTCAAATTAAAAGTGTGAATGTGGGGTTACCAGCAAACTTACTTGAAGTGGAAAATTGCCAAGGAATGATCGCTGTAAGTAGTGAGTCAAAAGAAATCACTGATGAAGATGTACGTAATGTAGCATCTGCAGCTCTGGTTCGTTCAACTCCTCCTGAACGTCAAATCGTTGCAATCTTACCTCAAGAATTCACAGTAGATGGATTTGAAGGGATCAAAGATCCTAGAGGAATGATTGGCGTTCGTTTAGAAATGTTCGGCGTGGTCTTTACAGGACCAAAAACAATTATCCACAATACAAGAAAATGCGTTGAAAAAGCTGGCTTAACAGTAAACGAACTAGTAATCATGCCATTAGCATTGACTGAAACAGTTCTTTCAGATGGAGAAAAAGATTTCGGTACGATTGTTATCGATATGGGCGGAGGTCAAACAACGACGTCTGTAATGCATGATAAACAACTGAAATTTACACATGTCAATCAAGAAGGCGGCGAATTCGTCACTAAAGATGTTTCGATCGTTTTGAACACATCGTTCAATAATGCAGAAGCATTGAAGATCAACTACGGTGATGCTTATCCAGAAAGAACGTCTGTCAGTGAAGAATTTCCTGTGGATGTGATCGGTAAATCAGAACCTATCAAAGTTGATGAGCGTTACCTTTCAGAAGTCATCGAAGCTCGAGTGGAACAAATTTTCAAAAAATCAAAAGAAGTATTAGACGAAATCGATGCACTTGAATTACCAGGTGGTGTCATTTTAACTGGCGGCGGCGCAAGTCTTCCAGGTGTGGTTGATTTAGCACAAGAAATTTTCGATGCTAGTGTGAAATTGTATGTCCCTAATCATATGGGCTTACGTAACCCAGTCTTTACAAATGTGATCAGCATTGTAGAATATTCAGCTCAGCTTAGTGATATTTATCATATCGCTAAAGGCGCGATTCCAGGTGAAAAGGTAAAAGCTTCACCGTCCGTTGCCGTTCAGCAAGAGGTTCAGTATGATACATACGCTGACAGCGTACAAGAAGATTACGATGATTCAGAAATCCATGAATCTGGTGAAAAAGTTACTGGTAAAATCAAAGACTTCTTCTCAAACATTTTTGACTAA
- the mraY gene encoding phospho-N-acetylmuramoyl-pentapeptide-transferase, producing the protein MEWTQIFIPIAFSFAITVAVMPVFIGYFQMKKQGQTTREDGPTWHNVKTGTPTMGGLVFLVASFITSLLVGLWKQEFTPSLLIILFILVLYGLLGFLDDFIKVFKKRNMGLNSRQKLVGQIIGGVVFYAVYRSEGLPDSLDLFGITTLPLGIFYGVFVIFWLVGFSNAVNLTDGIDGLVAGLGTISFGTYAIIAWKQQQFDVVIICLSVIGGLLGFFPYNKKPAKIFMGDVGSLALGGLLAAISIILRQEWTLLLIGLVYVCETASVILQVTSFKLFGKRIFKMSPIHHHFEMCGWSEWKIDIVFWFTALICSGITLWIIF; encoded by the coding sequence ATGGAGTGGACGCAAATTTTTATCCCGATCGCCTTTAGCTTTGCTATTACAGTGGCAGTGATGCCAGTGTTTATCGGATATTTTCAAATGAAAAAACAAGGTCAGACAACACGAGAAGATGGACCGACCTGGCATAATGTGAAAACAGGTACACCGACTATGGGCGGTTTGGTTTTCTTAGTTGCTAGCTTTATCACATCGCTGTTAGTGGGATTGTGGAAACAAGAGTTCACTCCTTCTTTACTTATTATTTTGTTTATTTTGGTTCTTTACGGGCTATTAGGATTTCTTGATGATTTCATCAAGGTGTTCAAAAAAAGAAATATGGGCTTGAACTCACGTCAGAAATTAGTTGGACAAATTATCGGTGGAGTCGTTTTTTATGCAGTGTATCGTTCAGAGGGCTTGCCGGATTCATTAGATCTTTTTGGGATCACGACACTGCCGTTAGGCATTTTTTATGGCGTATTTGTGATTTTTTGGCTGGTTGGTTTTTCGAATGCAGTAAATCTAACTGACGGAATCGATGGGTTAGTTGCTGGATTAGGAACGATTTCATTCGGAACTTACGCAATCATCGCATGGAAGCAACAACAGTTTGATGTAGTGATCATTTGTCTAAGTGTGATCGGTGGTTTGCTTGGTTTCTTCCCTTATAATAAAAAGCCAGCTAAAATATTTATGGGTGATGTTGGTTCGCTTGCCCTTGGCGGTTTACTTGCTGCAATTTCAATTATTTTGCGACAAGAATGGACATTGTTATTGATTGGTTTAGTTTATGTCTGTGAGACGGCAAGCGTGATTTTGCAAGTGACTTCATTTAAACTATTTGGTAAAAGAATCTTTAAGATGTCACCTATCCATCATCACTTTGAAATGTGCGGCTGGTCAGAATGGAAGATCGATATTGTCTTTTGGTTCACAGCCTTGATTTGTTCAGGAATTACTTTGTGGATTATTTTCTAA
- a CDS encoding cell division protein FtsQ/DivIB: MTPWQKENLEYLKTQGDQPSWNPSVVSEETEESDDKKESESKEEASSEASEPEEKQQKTYESFADRLPNIKKVRNTRLYRRLTLIVSVFLIAILIVLYFVSPLSKLGNIGVTGNKSVDSQSVITQSKLEKGTSLWEQFGDRKIYEEKIKRQLPRVKKATISLNGINSFNIKIEEYKVVALESVDGIYHPILENGKILPEEMKAPASGMPVFQNFEDQEIIRNLINSYNKLPEEIKQNISEIRYAPSNANKELINLHMKDANEVIVNISQLEQKMAYYGKVASQMEDPGIIDMEVGIFSYPFNNGETEDSTEQTSEVLE; encoded by the coding sequence TTGACCCCATGGCAAAAAGAAAACTTGGAATATTTGAAAACACAAGGAGATCAGCCTAGCTGGAATCCCTCTGTAGTCTCTGAGGAGACGGAAGAAAGCGATGATAAAAAAGAGTCAGAGTCAAAAGAGGAAGCATCGTCAGAAGCTTCTGAACCTGAGGAAAAACAGCAAAAAACTTACGAATCTTTTGCAGACCGCTTACCAAATATAAAAAAAGTACGCAATACGAGATTGTATCGTCGATTGACATTGATCGTCTCTGTTTTTCTGATTGCAATTTTGATTGTACTTTATTTTGTTTCACCGTTGAGTAAATTGGGTAATATTGGTGTTACTGGAAATAAATCTGTGGACAGTCAGAGCGTGATCACTCAATCAAAGCTTGAGAAGGGGACCAGTCTTTGGGAGCAGTTTGGCGATAGAAAAATTTATGAAGAAAAAATCAAGCGCCAATTGCCGCGTGTGAAAAAAGCAACGATCTCATTAAATGGCATCAACTCTTTCAACATCAAGATTGAAGAATATAAAGTAGTTGCTTTAGAATCAGTTGATGGTATCTATCATCCTATTTTAGAAAATGGGAAGATTTTACCAGAAGAAATGAAAGCTCCTGCCAGTGGAATGCCGGTTTTTCAGAATTTTGAAGATCAGGAAATCATTCGTAACTTAATAAATTCTTATAATAAGCTGCCAGAAGAAATCAAACAAAATATTTCTGAAATTCGTTATGCGCCTTCTAATGCAAATAAGGAATTGATCAATCTTCATATGAAAGATGCGAATGAAGTGATCGTAAATATTTCCCAATTAGAGCAGAAAATGGCGTATTACGGGAAAGTAGCTAGTCAAATGGAAGACCCAGGAATTATCGATATGGAGGTTGGGATCTTCTCATATCCTTTTAATAATGGGGAGACTGAAGACAGTACAGAGCAAACATCTGAGGTGCTGGAATAA
- a CDS encoding DivIVA domain-containing protein: MALTPLDIQNKNFSTKMRGYNQDDVDDFLDQVTKDYEDALQKNRELEKSLKHAEEKLQYFNELKDALNQSIIVAQDTADKVKTSANKESEVIVTSAENTANEMISSAEKRSTNLVASAEEKAKEILTDATDRARQLAAETDDLKKKTRVFHQRLSLMLEAQLEQVKSEEWNELLKPFSSYVSDSHTVIKEVLAGELDKEDETTTAPVTEPVVDEQPTLEQAAIDPKAMLDLLNKEPK, translated from the coding sequence ATGGCATTAACTCCATTAGATATTCAAAACAAAAACTTCTCTACAAAAATGAGAGGATACAATCAAGACGACGTCGATGATTTTTTAGATCAAGTAACGAAAGATTATGAAGATGCGCTTCAAAAAAACCGTGAGCTTGAAAAATCACTAAAACATGCAGAAGAAAAACTACAATACTTCAATGAATTGAAAGATGCGTTGAATCAATCGATCATTGTAGCGCAAGATACTGCGGATAAAGTCAAAACAAGTGCGAACAAAGAATCAGAAGTGATTGTGACATCTGCTGAAAATACAGCGAATGAAATGATTTCATCTGCAGAAAAACGTTCAACAAATCTAGTGGCATCTGCGGAAGAAAAAGCCAAAGAAATTTTAACGGATGCAACGGATCGTGCCCGTCAATTAGCTGCTGAGACAGATGACTTGAAGAAAAAGACCCGCGTTTTCCATCAACGTTTAAGCTTGATGCTTGAAGCACAATTAGAGCAAGTGAAAAGTGAGGAATGGAATGAACTATTGAAACCATTCTCAAGCTACGTTAGCGATTCTCATACTGTGATCAAAGAAGTCCTAGCAGGCGAACTTGATAAAGAGGATGAAACGACAACAGCACCTGTCACAGAACCTGTTGTAGATGAACAACCAACATTAGAACAAGCTGCCATTGATCCAAAAGCAATGCTTGATCTATTAAACAAAGAACCTAAATAA
- a CDS encoding YggT family protein, whose amino-acid sequence MRIVLFIYLLYKAVQIYSGLLIIYALLSWFPGAYESTFGRLIARICEPYLSLFDRLNLRIGMIGFNVMIAIIVLNLAAGGLGKILQSLLY is encoded by the coding sequence ATTCGTATCGTTCTATTTATATACTTATTATATAAAGCTGTTCAAATTTATTCAGGACTTTTAATCATTTATGCATTACTATCTTGGTTTCCAGGCGCATATGAATCTACATTCGGCCGTCTGATTGCAAGGATCTGTGAACCTTACTTAAGTTTATTCGATCGTTTAAATTTAAGAATCGGTATGATCGGATTTAATGTAATGATAGCAATTATTGTGCTGAATTTAGCAGCAGGCGGATTAGGCAAGATTTTACAATCATTGTTGTATTAA